A portion of the Apus apus isolate bApuApu2 chromosome 3, bApuApu2.pri.cur, whole genome shotgun sequence genome contains these proteins:
- the TBPL1 gene encoding TATA box-binding protein-like 1 has product MDADSDVALDILITNVVCVFKTRCHLNLRKIALEGANVIYKRDVGKVLMKLRKPRITATIWSSGKVICTGATSEEEAKFGARRLARSLQKLGFQVIFTDFKVVNVLAVCNMPFEIRLPEFTKNNRPHASYEPELHPAVCYRIKTLRATLQIFSTGSITVTGPNVKAVASAVEQIYPFVFESRK; this is encoded by the exons ATGGATGCAGACAGTGATGTTGCATTGgacattttaatcacaaatgtagtgtgtgtttttaaaacaagatgtCATTTAAACTTGAGGAAGATCGCACTAGAGGGAGCAAATGTGATATACAAGCGTGATGTTGGG aaagtgTTAATGAAGCTTAGGAAACCTAGGATTACAGCCACCATTTGGTCCTCAGGAAAAGTTATTTGCACAGGAGCCACAAG tgaagaagaAGCTAAATTTGGTGCCAGACGATTAGCTCGTAGTCTTCAGAAACTAGGTTTTCAG gtaattttcacagattttaaaGTTGTGAATGTTTTAGCAGTGTGCAACATGCCCTTTGAGATCAGATTGCCAGAATTCACGAAGAATAACAGACCTCATGCGAG ttaTGAACCAGAACTTCATCCTGCCGTGTGTTACAGAATAAAAACTCTCAGAGCTACCTTACAGATTTTTTCCACAGGCAGTATCACAGTTACAG GGCCAAACGTAAAGGCTGTTGCCAGTGCTGTGGAACAGATTTATCCATTCGTGTTTGAAAGCAGGAAATAA